The DNA segment CGACCGATTTTGGTGGGAGGATTGGGACTATCCTTTTCCCTGTGGATATTACAAAGCTGGCATGATTCGATAGTGCAGCTAAGTGAATTTGGTTTATTTAGTGCTTTGGCTGTGGGTGGTGGTTTGTGGTTATTCCAGAAAAATCGCCCGAAAAATAGTTTAGAGCCGCTAGATGGTATTGTTGTAGATCGAGCAATGGCCGAAAGTGCGATCGCAACAATACAAACCGTAATTAACCAACTGGCTATAGAAGCAGAAAACCACATAGCCTTAGAGACATTACAATCACAAGTTGCCCAATTGCTGCCAGAATTAGACAGAGAAGAAATTCAAGTAGCTGTGACTGGTGGTAAATCTGTGGGTAAAAGCACTTTAATTCAAGCGCTGGAATCTAGCAGTTGGCAAGAAACACAGCCAAAAGTCACTTTCTCGGAAACTCCACCTTTGTTTAGAGAATTGGCTGACAATTCAGATGCAGCTGTTTTAGCAGCAGTCCAAGAATCCGATTTTGTGCTGTTCTTGACCAACGGTGATTTGACAGACTCAGAATTTCAAAGCTTACAGCAGTTAAAAGCCGCAAATCAGCCTGCGATTTTAGTTTTCAACAAACAAGACCAGTATTTAGCAGATGAACGTGCTAGTGTTCTGCTGTCATTAAAACAACGAATGGCGGACAATGTAGTTGCAACGGCGGCTTCTCCCATTCCGATTAAAGTCAGGAAGCATGAAGCTGATGGGACTGTACAAGAGTGGATGGAACAACCAGCCGCAGATATACAGCAGTTAACACAGCAATTGAGTGAAGTTCTGACACAGCAAAGACAACAACTGGTATGGACAAAGACTTTGAGAACAGCCAAGTTGTTGAAAGCCGAAGCAAAACACTGGCTAAATGAAACTAGATGCGATCGCGCCACCCCAATTATTGAACAATATCAATGGATAACTGCGGCTGCTGCCTTTGCTAACCCAGTCCCAGCCCTGGATATTCTCGCCACTGCGGCAATTAATGCTCAGATGGTCATGGATTTAGGTAATATATATCAGCAGAAGTTTTCCTGGGAACAAGCGCAAACTGTAGCCGGAACAATGGGAAGTTTGATGCTGAAACTAGGTTTAGTAGAACTTTCCACAAAAGCTGTAAGTATAGTTCTCAAAACTAACGCCGTCACCTTCGTTGCTGGTGGTGTAGTGCAGGGTGTTAGTGCAGCTTATCTTACCAGAGTAGCCGGTTTAAGCTTAGTGGAATATTTTGCACAGCAAGAAATAGCCCTAGATTCAGAAAACGCGTTGAATTTAGACAAATTACGCCAAACTTTGCAAAACGTCTTCCAGAAAAACCAGCAGATGAGTTTTTTGCATGGGTTTGTTCAGCAAGGCGTGAAGCGTTTATCACCACAACCACAGCCTGAAACTGTAGGATAATTTCGCGCAAAGCCGTTAAGACGCATAATACAAACTTTGCGCCTTTGCGCCTTTGCGTGAGAATAATCTTTAAAAAGCTTTAAAACAAAAAACCAAAGCTTAAAATATAATCTAATAAGATTTTGCTAATATATTCGCTTTTTTAATGAATTTTTCTCCTCGCATTTTCTCCTTTTTTTCTGGCTCAGGCTTCCTAGATTTAGGCTTTGAAACTAGCGGTTTTAATATTGTTTACGTCAACGAAATATTTAAACCATTCATGACAGCATATCGCTATTCACGGGAAATCCTGAAACTCCCACAGCCAGAATATGGATATCACGATGGGGAAGCAGCAGACGTAAGCAGACTGATTACAGGTACAGAAGCAGAACGCCTTTGTGAATTAGTCAAAGATTGTCGCAAGTCTGATAATATTGTGGGCTTTATTGGTGGGCCTCCGTGTCCAGACTTTTCTATTGGGGGAAAAAATAAAGGAAAATTAGGAGATAATGGTAGACTTTCAGATTCCTACGTAGAATTAATTTGTCGCAATTTACCAGATTTCTTTTTATTTGAAAATGTCAAAGGTTTATGGCGGACAAAAAAACACCGTTTATTTTTTGAATCGCTAAAGCAGAAATTAAGCCAAGCAGGCTACATATTAACAGAACGGTTAATTAATGCTATTGAATACGGTGTACCCCAGGATAGAGGAAGAATTATTCTTGTTGGGTTCAGAGATGATTTTATCAATGATATTGGAATTAGCCAAATAATAGCTGAAAGACATTTTAATTGGCAAAAACAAATTTTATATCCTCAAAAACAGGTCTTTAATTACCCTTGGCAAAAATGCGAAACATTCCAAGAAAATTCTATAACATCTTGTCCTGAAAGCATACCTCAAGAATTAACAGTTGAATACTGGTTTAGAAAGAATGATGTGTTGCATCATCCTAATGCTCAACACTATTTTAAACCCAGAGCAGGTATTGTCAGATTTGCTGCTGTTGAGGAAGGTGATGTTTCTAAAAAATCTTTCAAACGTCTGCACAGATGGCGTTATTCACCAACAGCTTGCTATGGTAATAATGAAGTACATTTACATCCCTACCAAGTCCGGCGCATTTCTGTAGCAGAAGCCTTAGCTATTCAATCTTTGCCTGCAAATTTTGTACTTCCAGAGGATATGTCACTCACTAATATGTTTAAAACTATTGGTAATGGTGTACCTTATTTAGCATCAAAGGCATTAGCTCAAACTATTCTCGACTTCTTAGCAACTGGGGTAAAAAATTTTGTGAGTTTCAATTATATAATTCCATGCTAGGACTCAGACTAATTAAATCATCAATATTGCGTTTCATAGTGTTGCAAATTGCATCTAATGGTAAGTCATTAGCATCGTAACCAAAAGGATTTTCTATTTCCAAACCGATGGCTTCAATGCCAAATAAAGTAAAACTAATCAACGCCACAATTAATCCTGTCCACCACCCCAAACTTTCCACTAGTTGAAAAGGTAATAGGCAACAATACAGTAATAATAACTGCTTGAGATGAATAGCATATGCTAAAGGTATTGGGGTTTTTAAAATTCGTTCGCATGCGCCTAAATTATCCACTAGATTATTTAATAACTCCTGCATTGCTGTTAACTGGTAGCTGTTAAGGCAATTTTGATTATACTGCTGCTGTAAATAATCTCCAATCCAGAAAGCAACTTCTAGGGGTGGATTATTCATATTCTTAAGTTTTATATACTTAGACTCTGGTATTAGTTCTTCTAACTCATTTGTTACGAACTCCCCGCGCAAATGTAATTTAGTCGCTACAGCAAAGGCTACTAATAAATGCAATGCAGCAATTTTACTTTTTCTATTTTCTGGGGATATTTCATCAATGGAAACCCAAATTTGTCTTGCCAAATTTCGCACATTGTTTACTATGGAACCCCAACATTTTCTGCCTTCCCAAAAGCGTTCATAAGCTGTATTAGTACGAAAAACTAATAATAAGCCTAAAACGATGCTAGGAATAACACTTCCTAAAATTGGTTGGGATACAGATAATTTAAAATAATAAAGTATAGAAACAAAAACACCAAATAAACCACACCCAATAACGCGTTTATAAATCGCGAAAATTACTGAACCTTTTAGCTGAAGAGCTATTTGAAGCCATCGTTTTGTTTGGACTGTCATGCAACTAACCTAAAATAAAATTTAGTGAACAGATTTACTAAGCATTTGATTACTTAGAAATCATAACTCTGGAAGTAGTACAACTGTGATGGAAAAATTTATTGTCGGCCTCTGTTTATGGAGAATAAGCCTTATCCGTTTCATGGGCTGCATCAATTGTCAAATGGGTTCTATAATTAACAACTGTCTTATGTCAATTTTAATACTTAGGAATGCGGATTTAATAAAATATAGAGCCTCACCCTTAGTGACTAAGGAGAGGTGCTAAGGGGTGAGGTCAAAAACCAGATTTGTCTGTTATTTAATTCATATTTTTTACAGATACCTATAGGTTGGCAGGGAAAACCATGTCAGCAGGTTATTTTCAGGATCAAGTTAAAATAAATGTGTTTTAATATAAATATATTAAGAAATGTCTTAATTTTTTATAAACTTTAATAATCAATTACTGGTAAAAAACAAGATGGCAGCAGACTATATTGATATTGCGCCATTTATCGATCATTCTCTGCTGATGCCAACGGCTACTCCAGAGCAGGTTGAGCAATGGTGCCAAGAAGCCGACAGATTTAATTTTGCGGCAGTTTGTCTTCATCCCTCCTATGTGAAGCAAGCAGCAGAACTCCTCCACGGCAAAAAGCCCCAAGTTTGTACGGTAATTGGCTTTCCTATGGGGGCGACAACTTCAGCAGTTAAGCTGTATGAGGCTCAGGAAGCTGCGGAAAATGGGGCGACTGAGCTAGATGTGGTAATTAACTTAGGTTGGTTGAAGGCGGGCAAAACTGAAGCAGTTCACCGCGAGATTGCGGAAATTTGCGAGGAAACTGGGCAAACTGTCAAGGTAATTTTGGAAACTAACCTGCTGACTGATGCCGAGAAAAAACTGGCTGCGGAAATATCTATG comes from the Nodularia sp. NIES-3585 genome and includes:
- the deoC gene encoding deoxyribose-phosphate aldolase, whose protein sequence is MAADYIDIAPFIDHSLLMPTATPEQVEQWCQEADRFNFAAVCLHPSYVKQAAELLHGKKPQVCTVIGFPMGATTSAVKLYEAQEAAENGATELDVVINLGWLKAGKTEAVHREIAEICEETGQTVKVILETNLLTDAEKKLAAEISMEAGAAFLKTSTGWNGGATLADVRLLKEITKDSVGIKASGGIRTYNEAIELILAGATRLGTSRSIDLIRQRDNLGKGE
- a CDS encoding DNA cytosine methyltransferase — protein: MNFSPRIFSFFSGSGFLDLGFETSGFNIVYVNEIFKPFMTAYRYSREILKLPQPEYGYHDGEAADVSRLITGTEAERLCELVKDCRKSDNIVGFIGGPPCPDFSIGGKNKGKLGDNGRLSDSYVELICRNLPDFFLFENVKGLWRTKKHRLFFESLKQKLSQAGYILTERLINAIEYGVPQDRGRIILVGFRDDFINDIGISQIIAERHFNWQKQILYPQKQVFNYPWQKCETFQENSITSCPESIPQELTVEYWFRKNDVLHHPNAQHYFKPRAGIVRFAAVEEGDVSKKSFKRLHRWRYSPTACYGNNEVHLHPYQVRRISVAEALAIQSLPANFVLPEDMSLTNMFKTIGNGVPYLASKALAQTILDFLATGVKNFVSFNYIIPC
- a CDS encoding YcjF family protein, which gives rise to MVVKLQRPILVGGLGLSFSLWILQSWHDSIVQLSEFGLFSALAVGGGLWLFQKNRPKNSLEPLDGIVVDRAMAESAIATIQTVINQLAIEAENHIALETLQSQVAQLLPELDREEIQVAVTGGKSVGKSTLIQALESSSWQETQPKVTFSETPPLFRELADNSDAAVLAAVQESDFVLFLTNGDLTDSEFQSLQQLKAANQPAILVFNKQDQYLADERASVLLSLKQRMADNVVATAASPIPIKVRKHEADGTVQEWMEQPAADIQQLTQQLSEVLTQQRQQLVWTKTLRTAKLLKAEAKHWLNETRCDRATPIIEQYQWITAAAAFANPVPALDILATAAINAQMVMDLGNIYQQKFSWEQAQTVAGTMGSLMLKLGLVELSTKAVSIVLKTNAVTFVAGGVVQGVSAAYLTRVAGLSLVEYFAQQEIALDSENALNLDKLRQTLQNVFQKNQQMSFLHGFVQQGVKRLSPQPQPETVG
- a CDS encoding bestrophin family protein, coding for MTVQTKRWLQIALQLKGSVIFAIYKRVIGCGLFGVFVSILYYFKLSVSQPILGSVIPSIVLGLLLVFRTNTAYERFWEGRKCWGSIVNNVRNLARQIWVSIDEISPENRKSKIAALHLLVAFAVATKLHLRGEFVTNELEELIPESKYIKLKNMNNPPLEVAFWIGDYLQQQYNQNCLNSYQLTAMQELLNNLVDNLGACERILKTPIPLAYAIHLKQLLLLYCCLLPFQLVESLGWWTGLIVALISFTLFGIEAIGLEIENPFGYDANDLPLDAICNTMKRNIDDLISLSPSMELYN